The following nucleotide sequence is from Candidatus Kuenenbacteria bacterium HGW-Kuenenbacteria-1.
TCAAATTTTGGCAGTAGGAGAAGAAGCAAAAAAAATGATTGGGCGAACACCTAGTTATATTATTGCTTGCAATCCTATTGTGAATGGAGTTATTTCTGATTTTGAAGTAGCAGAAAAAATGTTAAAATATTTTATTGACAAAGTTCATCAAGAAAAATTTACTTTAGTTCCTAGACCCAGAATGATTATTAATGTTCCTTTAGAAATTACAGAAGTTGAAAAAAAAGCCGTTGAAGATGCGGCAATTCAAGCAGGAGCCAGAGAAGTTTTTTTAGTTGAGGGAGCAATGGCAAATGCGATTGGTTCTAGAATTAATGTTCAAGAAGCTAGTGGAAATATGATTGTTGATGTTGGAGGAGGAGCTACTGAAATAGCTGTTATTTCTTTAGGTGGTGTTGTTACTTGCAAATCCATTTTAATTGCTGGTAATGAATTTAATAAAAATATTATTAATTATGTAAGAGAAAAATTTAATCTTCTTTTGGGAGAATGTACGGCTGAGGAAATTAAAATTAAAATAGGATCGATTTTTTTTCAAGAACAAGAAAAAAATGAATTATCTAAAATACTTGAAAAAAAAATTAGAGGACGCGATTTAATAACTGGTTTGCCCAAAGAAATAACCATCACCAATGCAGAAATACAAGAATCTTTAATTCGTTCAGTTAAATTAATAATTGAAGCAATTAAAGATGTTTTAGAAAATACACCGCCTGAATTAGTTTCTGATATTTACAAAAAAGGTATTATTTTAACAGGTGGAGGTGCGCTTTTACGAGGATTAGACAAATTAATTTCTCAACAAATTCAAATTCCTGTTTATATTACAGATGATCCTTTAACTTGCGTAGTTAGAGGAATTGGAATTCTTTTAGAAGATCCAAAACTTTTAAAAGATATTATTATTCCTGTTAAACAAGCTCCTGTAAAGATAAGATAAAATAGACAAAAATTTTAAATTAAATTTGTGTTTTAAAATTTCCTAAAACCTAAAAGCTATTTTTTATGATTCAACCTAGTATTTCATTAAATGAACAAATAAAAAAATTACAAGAAGAAAATTTAGAATATTCTAAAGAAATTTTAAAGTTAAATAAAAAAATTTATAGTTATATTTTTTGGGAAAAAATATTTGGCGTAATTAAAATGGCTTTAATTATTATTCCTATAATAATAACTCTTATTTATTTACCTAAACTTTTAGAAGAATATTTTGTTCCATATCAAGAATTATTTCGACAAGCAATAGGTATTAGCAAACAAGAAAATAAAGAAGTTCAGATTCAAGATATACAAAAACTTTTAACACCCGAACAATTGGATGGAATTTTAAAAAAAATACCAAATAAAAAATAGTTTTATGCAAATTTTACAAATTTATTATATTAATTTCTTATTTTTATGTTAAAAGAAATCAAAAAAATAAAAGAAACTCAACTTGAATTAACTTGCGAAGCAAGTTTAGAAGAAATGGCTCCTTGTTTAAATAAAGCAGCAAAAAGAATTTCTCAACAAAAAAAAATTGCAGGGTTTAGACCAGGCAAAGCTCCTTATGAAGTAATAAAAAAAGAAGTTGGCGAAATGAATATTTATCAAGAAGCTTTGGACGAAATAGTTAGCCAAAGTTATTTTAAAATAATAAATGAAGAAAAATTAAGAGTTATTGGTCATCCAGAAATTAATATACAAATTTTAATTCCCAACCAACCTATTGTTTATAAAGCAACAGTTGCTCTTTTGCCTAAGGTTAAATTATGTGATTGTAAAAATATAAAAATTAAAAAACCAGAAATAGAAATTAAACAAAAACAAATTAATGACGTTTTAGAAGATTTACAAAAAAGAAGAGCTAAAGAAATATTAGTAAATAGAGAAATTCAAAAAAAAGACAAAGTGAATGTTAATATTGAAATGTTTTTAAATAAGGTTCCTCTTGAAGATGGCCAAATTAAAGATCATTCAATAATTATTGGTGATCCATATTTTATCCCAGGATTTTTAGAAAATTTAATAGGCCTTAAAAAAGAAGAAAATAAAGAATTTGAATTAAAAATGCCTGAAAGTTATTATAATAAAAATTTAGCAAATAAAATAATAAATTTTAAAGTTAAAATAAATTCAGTTTTTCAAATAGATTTACCGGAATTAAATGATGAATTTGCAATAAGTTTAGGCCAATTTAAAACTTTAGAAGACTTAATAAAACAACTTAAAGAAAATTTACAAATTGAAGAAAATCTTAAAATAGAAGAAAAATTAGAAGAAGAAATATTAGAAAAATTAATTAATCAATCAAGTTTTGAAGAAATTTCAGATAATTTAATTAAATCAGAAACAGATAAAATGTTTTTAGAATTAGAACAAGGAGTCTTAAATCAAGGAGCAAAAATAGAAGATTATTTAAATCACTTAAAAAAAACAAAAGAGGATTTGGAAAAAGATTTTCGTTTATTAGCAATAAAAAGAATTAAATCTATTTTGATTATTGAAGAAATTGCTGAAAATGAAACAATGCAAATTTCTGAATCGGAAATTAATGAAGAAATAAATAATTTATTAAAAACTTATCCTGCTAATAAAGAAATCGAAAAACAAATTCAATCAGAAGAATATAAAAAACATCTCAAAAATAAATTACTTAATAAAAAAGTTTTAGATTTTCTCAAAAAAACTTGTTTGTTATAAAATAATAAAATAAACAAAATTTCTTTTAGTAATTTAAAATTTTTTAAGTCATTCTTTTCTTAAAATCTTCAACCATATCCACTGGCGTGGGATCTTGATTGTTTAGTAAAGCCAAATAATAAGAAGTCCAATCACCCAAAATAATAGAGAAAAACATTTTTTCTAAAACATTTTTACCCGACATATCTAAAACCTCAACATCCCCTCCTTTTTCTCTTATCATTTGAGCGGTAATTTCCGCTCTTTTTAAAATTCTAGGATGAGTAATATTTGATTTTAAAATTATTGTAAAAAAATTTTTTCCTTTAATGTTGACATAGCCATTCATTTCATTATGATTTAATTCAGGGAAATAATTCCAAAATGCCAATATTTTAGAATTCTCGGTAAATTTAATTGTCCAAACTTGAGCAATAGTTTTAAATTCATCAGAACTATAAATAATTGGAATTTTATTAAATAATTTTTGAGCCAATTTCTTTCCTTGATTTTCCAAAGAAGGAATTATTTTTTTTAAAGATTTTTCTAAAGCTAAAATATCTTTTGATTGATTTTTTATAATTTCTAGATTAGCAAAAACTGTTAACATACTGGAAAATGTGTAACCAGTGGCAAATCGAGGCTGAAAAGTTAAACCATCATCTGGATATTTTATAAAAGGTACTTTATCTTTGAGGCATATTTTTTCTAATTTTCCTCCAACAGAAAATCCTATCATTGGTAATTTCTTCTTCAAAATTTCTTTATAAACGCTTATGGCTTCTTCAGTATTTCCAGAATAAGAAGAAATAATAATCAAACTATTTTTTGTTGTTTGATTTAATAGAGAATAATCTCGATTTACAATAATCGGAATTTTTATTTCATTTTTAAGTTCTAAAAATGTTCGAATAATATCTCCAGGCCAAGCGCTCCCTCCCATTCCAGAAATAATTATTTTATCATATTTTCTTTTTTTTAATTTTAATTGTTCGGCAATTTTTATGCCAATTTCGAATTGTTTATAAGAATTTAAAATATTTTCTCGCAAATTTGAGTTGTCGTATTTTTTTATTTTTTCTTTAAAGTCCATAAAAAATTAAATTAAAAATTAAAAATTAAAAATTAAAAATGATAAAATTAAAAAAGTTTTTTCTTAAAAACTTTTTTAATTTTATCATTTTAAAAATATTTTTGTTATAAAAAAAAGAATTTTTTTTCTAAATAAAGTAGCTAAAATAGCGCTTGAACCAACACCAACAACAGTTGCTGCTTCCTTGGTTTCTTTTTGTTTTTCTTGTTTTTTTGTTTCTGTAATTTCTTGATTTATTGTTTCTATGTTTTCTTGATTTTCAACATTAGAAAGTCCAACTTTCTTAGAATTAAGTTCATTAAAAGGCGAATCCTTTTCTTTGATGACCATCGAAGTCGGTTGAGATAACAACAAAGGATAAATTGTTTTTTCATTTTCTTGAACCATTTTAATATCATCTTGAAATCTTGGTAAAATTCTATAACCAGATTCTGTTTGGCTAATAATGCCTATTATTTCTACTGTATCTCCTTTTTTCATTTTTGGTTTTTTGATATTAGTAGATTTTTTAATATAAATTTTTACTTCTTTATTTGTTTCATCAGTAATATAAAAAGTATTGCCTGTTGTTTTAATTATTTTCCCTTTTATTTTTACTAAATATCCTTCATGATTTTCATTAATCTCATTTGTTTTTACTTCTTCTAAATTAACTTTCTGGTCTTTTTTTAAAATTTTAATATCATTCTTTGATGATAATTTAATTCGCGCTTCATTTTGATCAGATGAAAGTTCTCCTGAAATTTCTATTTCATCGCCTATTTTTAATTCTGGAAAATCTTTATTAGATAAATAAACCTGAATACCAGAACCAGCCAGATAAAAAATTTGTTCTCCTAAAATTCCAGGAATACAGGAAACAACACCCTTAACTTTGACCATTGTTCCTTTTTCTAATTTTCTAATTTCTTTTAAAGAAACTACTAACCTTTCTTTAGGTTTGAGATTTATTTCAGATTTTAGATTTAGAATTTCAGCTTTCAACTTTTCTTTTTGTATTTCATTTTGATTATTTAAATTTTGATCATTAAGATTTACTTGTGATTTATTTGCTTTTTCAGATTTTAGTTTTAATATTTCAGATTGTAGTTTTTTAATTTCATCTTCTTCTTGTTGTTTTGTTGTTTCAATATTTTTTTGTTTTTGCGCTTCTATATTTTGTGTTTCATTGTTTTTTTGTTTTATTGTTTCTATGTCTTTTTGATTTATTAAGCCCGGTGTTAATATCTTTGTCCATTCCCATTTCCCATTTTCCATTCGCGCGTAAGATTGCCCTTTTTCTGCTTTTTCATAAAAAATTTCTGAAACCAATTGATTATTTGGATTAAATAATCTTGCTTTATCTTGTTTGTTATTTAAAATAATTTCAGTTTGTTTTCTTTTAAAAACCAAATAATCTTGTTTTAAAATAATGGTATTTATAGGAATAAAATATTTTTTATTGTCATTTTGACTATCATCTAAAATCCAATTTGATAAATTTACATCTTGATCGCTTTGATTTTTTAATTCAATCCATTCGTTTTGATCTTTATCTGCTGGATCAGGTAAAATTTCATTAATAATAATTTGATCTGAATAAGTTTGTATATAACTAGGGCCAGAATTAGAGTTAGAATTAGAGTTAGAGTTAGAATTAGAGTTAGAGTTAGAGTTAGAGTTAGAGTTAGAATTTGAAACAATAAGAGAAACAATTTTTTCTTTTTCAATTAAATTTATATTTCCTTTTGTTGGCGTAATAGTTGTTTGAAAATCATTTTTATCTATATTTACATCTTGTGCGTCTGGAAAACGAGCCAATGATTGCCCTTGTTTTGGAATAGGCGCATTATCAGAAATATTTTTATCATCCCATTTTCCGTAAGTCACTTGATCAATAATATTACCATCTTTGTTTTTTAAAATAATAATATCACCATCATTATTAAGTGTTCCTTTAGGATCTTCAATAACAAAAAAATCTTTTGATTTAATAACATTAGACAAAATTGTTTTTGCGCCAGTCCCTTCTTCTATTGTCCAGCCATTAATATCAATTTCTTGATTCGCAAAATTATATAATTCAATCCATTCTTTTTCGTTAGTCAATGGGTCAGAAACAAATTCATTAATCATTATACTGGTTGTTTGTGGAATAATAGTGACCAATGTTAATTCTTTTTTATCTTCTTGAATTGTAACATTTTGCGCTTCTTTATTTTCTTGATTTTTTATTCCTGGGCTAGGTTCTTGCCATTCCCATTTATCTTTGCCTTCTATTTTTGAAAAACTTTTTAATTTAGGCGCATCTAAATAAATTGGCGTAAAAAAAACAACATTGTCTTTGTTGTCTAATAACTCAACTGAATCCTTATCGTTATTTAAAATAATTTTTGGGATGATGTCTTTTCTATAAATAACTAAAAAATCTTTTGATTTAATTTTTGTTTGTTTTGGAAGAATATATGTTTTTATTGTCCCATTTGTGTCTCTTAATTTCCAATCTGACAAATCCATTTCTTGTTCGCTTTGATTAAAAAGTTCAATAAATTCTTCTAAGCTTTCATGTTCAGGATTAGGAAAAAGCTCGGTAATAATAATGGGTTGAAAATTTATATCATTTGAATTTGAATCAATTTTTGATTGAATCTCAGGTTTTTGCGCTTCAATATTATTTATAAAATTATTAATTTCTGTTTCTGATTTTTTAGTTTCTATAATATTTTCATTTACATCAGTTGTTTCTGATAACTCATTTAACTCAGATAATTCTTTTTTTATTTCTAATGACTTATTAATTTTGCTATCTTCTTTTATTGTTTCTGAAACTATTGTTTCTGCTTTAGAAATTTCAAAATTTATAAATAAAAAAATATTTAAAATAGTAACTATTAAAAATATTTTTTTAATATTTTTAAATATCTTTATCATTTAAAAAAATCAAAAAATTATAACAAAAACTTAAAATCAAACTTTTAATTTTTTTGTAGCCCCACGGGGAATTGAACCCCGGTTTTCAGGATGAAAACCTGATGTCCTAACCATTAGACGACAGGGCCATAAAATAAATTATTATTAGTTTAACATATTAAATAAAATAATCAATTTTCAAAAAAATTTTTGCTATTCTTTTATTAAATTTATTAGCGTCTACTGTAGAATATACAAATTACATATAAAGATTTTCCAAATTATTTCTGTCTAATTCTCATTAGAAAAAATTTTTATAAATATATTCGCGAATGCAATTTAATTCATTTTCATCGCGAATAATGCGATCATAAAAATTTCGTTGCCAAATGGATTTTTCGAATGGCAGAAATTTCCCAGATTTTACACCACGAATATATTCATTAATGGACATTCGTTTAAATCACGAAATATATTTACCCAACCCATCGTATGAATTGGGTATTCGTAGGGGCGAAACCACGTTTTCGCCCTATGGACGATTACATAAAGTCTCCCTGATAAGGGAGATTTAGAGGGTTTCTTAATTTCTGAAATCCCCCAACCCCCTTTATCAAGAGGGCTTAATTAATTTCCCTAACCGTGAGGAAATGCTCCTGCAAATTATTCTTTAATCAGAAATTTGGTAATTAATATTTTTCGTAAAAATAATTTAAAGTTAAAGAAAATAACTTTTAACTTTTAACTTTACACTTTCTACTTTTTTAAAGGGATCCCTCCGCTCAGAAACCTCGGTCGGGATGACAGAAAGAAAATAAATATTCACTTTCCAATACAATGAAATACGCGCCATTAAATAAATAATACCACATTTTTTTTAAAAAACAAAAACCCGACTTTTTAATAATCGGGTTTTTGTTTGTTCTTAATTAAGAACACTTATATGCTTACAAACTTTATTTAGGTTGTACAAATGGAGAAGGGCATGCTGCATTTGAAATGCCACCAGGAGTAGCGCAATGAAGACCTGCATTTATTGTACCGGTTGCCTCATAAGTGCAGAATTGCAACATAAAACCTTCGCATGGCGCTGTTGTACAAAGAGCGCTTCCGTCTGCACTGGTTGAAACGTAAAGATAACTATTGTTTTTAGTAGTACAAACGCCATTTCCAGTATCTGCTGGGTTTGGTGCTAAAGGCACTGTTGTCATTGAAGTTCCAATAGCATCAATTATTGTTGGTGTTTCATTTACTTTATAACCATTGCCAGTATTAGTATACTCTAATTCCAAAGCGGTTTGCATTTGTTTAATGTCAGCAATTCTTTTTGCATCTCTGGCTTTCTGTCTGGCATTACCCAAAGAAACAATGGCGATGGTGGACAATAAGGCGATAATGGCGATAACAACCAATAACTCAATTAAAGTAAAACCTTTTTTATTTAATTTTATCATTTATTATCACCCCCTTTCATAGTAAGTTAAAAGTTGAAAGTTGAAAGTTGAAAGTTGAAAGTTATTTTTACTATTTGGACTTCCTTATTCTATTCTATCACAAACCTATATATTTCAAAATCATTTATCCCCTTTTTAAAACTGCGTAGTGACATTATACATCGGCATAATGATGGCAGCAACCATTATTCCTACAGCGCCACCCAATAATAAAATCACCATCGGTTCAATTAAAGCTGTCAAATTACTCACTGTATTATTTATTTCTCTTGAATAAAATTCAGCTATTTTGTTTAAAACATTATCTAATCTCCCTGTTTTTTCTCCCACACTCATCATTTGAGTTACTAAAGATGGAACCACTTTACTTTGTTCAAAAACTGTAGTAATTGAATGACCATCTTCTATTTCTTTTAATGTTTTTAAAATTAAATCTTTATAAATAACATTTCCTATTAAATCAGCAATAATTTTTAATCCTTGAGAAAGAGGAATTCCTCCAACAATAAGAGATGCTAATCCTTGAGAAAAACGAACTAAATAAATTTTTTGACTCAATCCTCCAAAAACAGGCAATTTTAATTTTAAAAAATCCCATTGCTCTCTTCCTGCTAAAGTATGAATATAAGAATTAATTCCAAACACAACCCCCACGACTATAATTCCTAAAAGCCACCAATAATGAGATAAAATATTGCTAGTAAAAATTAAAATTTGAGTTGGTAAAGGAATTTTGGCTCCAGATTGAACAATTACCTCAGTTAATTTTGGAACAACAAAAATCATCATTACTATTCCAACTAATATTAATCCGCCAACAACGAAAACAGGATAAATCATCGCTCCCTTAATTTTACTCGCTAAATCATAATTTTTTTCTTCTTGATCGGCTAAATAATTTAAAGCTTGCTCTAATTGTCCGGAAGTTTCTCCAGACCGAATCATATTTATAAAAAAATTAGAAAATATTTTTGGATGTTTACCTAATGCTTGAGAAAATTTTTCTCCTCCATTAACATCATCGGCTATTTGAGAAAGAATCGTTTTAAAAGCTACGCTGGGCGCTTGTTTAACCAAAATTTTTAAAGCTTGAACAATAGGTAAACCCACTGTTATCATCACAGCTAATTGCCTGGAAAAAATAACAATGTCTTTAGATTTCACTTTATTCAAAAAAGGGATTTCAAAATCTTTTTTAAAAACTGATTGTTTTTCTTTTTCCGTTAAAGACAAAATAATTAAATTGTTTTCAGCTAAAATATCACTTGCCATTTTTTCGTTGGGCGCTTCTATTGTTCCTTCTTTTATTTCTTCTTGTAATGTTTTAGCTCGATATTGAAAAAGCATAGAATAATTTTAAATTTTAAATTTTTAATTAAATTTTAAGAAATTATAAATTTTCAATTAATTTTATTTCTTAGGCTAGTGCCCACGGTTGGGATGTTCTAACCAAAAGATTTGGGTAGGTTGGAGCCTCTGCTCCAACCAAAAGATGAGAGCAGAGGCTCTCATCTACCCCATAAATTTAAAATTTAAAATTTCATAAGATCCTCTGTGCCATGGTTTTTAGAT
It contains:
- a CDS encoding rod shape-determining protein (functions in MreBCD complex in some organisms) is translated as MLNKFFGYFSKDMAIDLGTTNTLVYVKDRGIVINEPSVVAINMRTDQILAVGEEAKKMIGRTPSYIIACNPIVNGVISDFEVAEKMLKYFIDKVHQEKFTLVPRPRMIINVPLEITEVEKKAVEDAAIQAGAREVFLVEGAMANAIGSRINVQEASGNMIVDVGGGATEIAVISLGGVVTCKSILIAGNEFNKNIINYVREKFNLLLGECTAEEIKIKIGSIFFQEQEKNELSKILEKKIRGRDLITGLPKEITITNAEIQESLIRSVKLIIEAIKDVLENTPPELVSDIYKKGIILTGGGALLRGLDKLISQQIQIPVYITDDPLTCVVRGIGILLEDPKLLKDIIIPVKQAPVKIR
- a CDS encoding phytochrome sensor protein gives rise to the protein MLFQYRAKTLQEEIKEGTIEAPNEKMASDILAENNLIILSLTEKEKQSVFKKDFEIPFLNKVKSKDIVIFSRQLAVMITVGLPIVQALKILVKQAPSVAFKTILSQIADDVNGGEKFSQALGKHPKIFSNFFINMIRSGETSGQLEQALNYLADQEEKNYDLASKIKGAMIYPVFVVGGLILVGIVMMIFVVPKLTEVIVQSGAKIPLPTQILIFTSNILSHYWWLLGIIVVGVVFGINSYIHTLAGREQWDFLKLKLPVFGGLSQKIYLVRFSQGLASLIVGGIPLSQGLKIIADLIGNVIYKDLILKTLKEIEDGHSITTVFEQSKVVPSLVTQMMSVGEKTGRLDNVLNKIAEFYSREINNTVSNLTALIEPMVILLLGGAVGIMVAAIIMPMYNVTTQF
- the tig gene encoding trigger factor: MLKEIKKIKETQLELTCEASLEEMAPCLNKAAKRISQQKKIAGFRPGKAPYEVIKKEVGEMNIYQEALDEIVSQSYFKIINEEKLRVIGHPEINIQILIPNQPIVYKATVALLPKVKLCDCKNIKIKKPEIEIKQKQINDVLEDLQKRRAKEILVNREIQKKDKVNVNIEMFLNKVPLEDGQIKDHSIIIGDPYFIPGFLENLIGLKKEENKEFELKMPESYYNKNLANKIINFKVKINSVFQIDLPELNDEFAISLGQFKTLEDLIKQLKENLQIEENLKIEEKLEEEILEKLINQSSFEEISDNLIKSETDKMFLELEQGVLNQGAKIEDYLNHLKKTKEDLEKDFRLLAIKRIKSILIIEEIAENETMQISESEINEEINNLLKTYPANKEIEKQIQSEEYKKHLKNKLLNKKVLDFLKKTCLL
- a CDS encoding bifunctional phosphoglucose/phosphomannose isomerase codes for the protein MDFKEKIKKYDNSNLRENILNSYKQFEIGIKIAEQLKLKKRKYDKIIISGMGGSAWPGDIIRTFLELKNEIKIPIIVNRDYSLLNQTTKNSLIIISSYSGNTEEAISVYKEILKKKLPMIGFSVGGKLEKICLKDKVPFIKYPDDGLTFQPRFATGYTFSSMLTVFANLEIIKNQSKDILALEKSLKKIIPSLENQGKKLAQKLFNKIPIIYSSDEFKTIAQVWTIKFTENSKILAFWNYFPELNHNEMNGYVNIKGKNFFTIILKSNITHPRILKRAEITAQMIREKGGDVEVLDMSGKNVLEKMFFSIILGDWTSYYLALLNNQDPTPVDMVEDFKKRMT